A window of Verrucomicrobiia bacterium contains these coding sequences:
- a CDS encoding NAD(P)/FAD-dependent oxidoreductase: METRRPHIVVLGAGFGGLTFCQKFAQPDARITLVDRQNHHLFQPLLYQVATAGLSAPEIAQPIRSILSDRDNVTVLLDTVKDINLKQRQVVLESKTLDYDYLVLGLGGVTSYFGHPEWEEHAPGLKSLDDALRIRREVLLAFEKAENEPDKTEHDRLLTAVVVGGGPTGVELAGAFAELANHVLRDDFKHIDPTEARVVLIEASPRLLGQFPPELGDNARQTLEKMGVEVRVNTKVKNITHGVVELEDGRIEAENIIWAAGVGASPLTKKLGVDLDRAGRVKVAPDCSVPGYPEAFVIGDMAALVDANGKVVPGVSPAAMQMAGHVADIIEDELRDKPLPPEKRPAFKYWDKGSMATIGRSAAVSKIGKLEMTGFPAWLMWLFIHLVFLVGFRNKIAVLFQWAYSYFTYKRGSRIVTGLDAKAR; the protein is encoded by the coding sequence ATGGAGACTCGACGTCCGCATATCGTGGTATTGGGCGCCGGTTTCGGTGGGTTGACCTTCTGCCAGAAGTTCGCCCAGCCAGACGCGCGCATCACCTTAGTTGACCGCCAGAATCATCACCTGTTCCAGCCGTTGCTCTATCAGGTGGCCACTGCCGGCCTGTCTGCCCCGGAGATCGCCCAGCCCATCCGCTCCATTTTGTCTGACCGCGATAACGTCACTGTGCTGCTCGATACGGTGAAGGATATCAATCTGAAGCAGCGTCAGGTAGTGCTAGAGAGCAAGACGTTGGATTACGATTATCTCGTGCTCGGCCTCGGCGGGGTGACGAGTTATTTCGGACATCCCGAATGGGAAGAGCATGCACCGGGATTGAAGTCTTTGGATGATGCCTTGCGCATCCGGCGCGAGGTGTTGCTCGCGTTTGAGAAAGCAGAGAATGAGCCGGATAAGACGGAGCATGATCGTCTGCTCACTGCCGTCGTCGTGGGCGGCGGGCCTACGGGTGTGGAACTCGCGGGGGCTTTCGCTGAATTGGCTAATCATGTGTTGCGCGATGACTTCAAACACATTGATCCGACGGAAGCGCGGGTGGTACTCATCGAAGCGAGCCCGCGATTGCTCGGGCAATTCCCGCCTGAACTCGGTGATAATGCGCGGCAAACGCTGGAAAAGATGGGCGTGGAAGTGCGCGTGAATACGAAGGTGAAGAACATCACGCATGGTGTGGTAGAACTAGAGGATGGTCGTATCGAGGCAGAGAACATCATCTGGGCGGCAGGTGTGGGTGCAAGCCCGCTGACAAAAAAACTCGGTGTGGATCTGGACCGCGCTGGTCGCGTGAAGGTGGCGCCGGATTGCAGCGTGCCGGGTTATCCGGAGGCGTTTGTGATCGGGGATATGGCAGCGCTGGTGGATGCGAATGGCAAGGTGGTTCCCGGCGTGAGTCCGGCGGCGATGCAGATGGCGGGGCATGTCGCAGACATCATCGAGGATGAGTTGCGCGACAAGCCGTTGCCACCAGAGAAACGTCCGGCGTTCAAATATTGGGACAAGGGTTCTATGGCGACGATCGGACGTTCTGCAGCGGTGTCCAAAATCGGCAAGCTGGAGATGACGGGGTTCCCAGCGTGGTTGATGTGGTTGTTCATCCACTTGGTGTTCCTGGTGGGATTCAGGAACAAAATCGCAGTATTGTTCCAGTGGGCGTATTCTTATTTCACGTATAAACGCGGGTCACGGATTGTGACGGGGTTGGATGCTAAAGCGCGATAA
- a CDS encoding sialidase family protein, with translation MQSASRRAFLASIIGGASYVALAPQFARAATTGKDFQIQLDVLSSGFDKKTCWVHPRAGAIPGKTPKVVLTMQKLLLTGSDVFLPLNDIRTDDLGKTWTKPVEHAETLGRRDEPEGSIVAVCDFTPKWHAKTKKLLGIGHTARYQNDKVVANRRRETPYSIYDEQTRKWTHWATMAMPEGGKFYNSGAGCVQRVDLTNGDILLPIYFKSQEAKAYSTTVLRCTFDGKMLSYVEHGSELSVAIDRGLYEPSLTKHQGRYFLTMRNDQVGYVAVSIDGLKFNEPKKWTWDDGTDLGNYNTQQHWVTHSEALYLVYTRRGANNDHVMRHRAPLFMAQVDTEKLQVIRATEQVIVPEKGARLGNFGVVEVNEHETWVTVAEWMQTKGPNPSDYAIPMKYGSDNRVYAARIKWSKPNKDWNKV, from the coding sequence ATGCAATCAGCCAGCCGCAGAGCTTTCTTGGCGTCCATCATAGGTGGTGCTTCATATGTCGCGTTGGCTCCCCAGTTCGCGCGTGCCGCGACGACGGGCAAGGACTTCCAGATCCAGTTGGATGTCCTCAGTTCTGGTTTCGACAAGAAAACTTGCTGGGTGCATCCGCGAGCTGGAGCGATTCCCGGCAAAACGCCCAAAGTGGTGCTTACGATGCAGAAGCTGCTGTTGACGGGGAGCGATGTTTTTCTGCCGCTCAATGATATCCGTACGGACGATCTCGGTAAAACGTGGACGAAGCCGGTGGAACATGCAGAGACATTGGGCCGACGGGATGAGCCGGAAGGAAGTATTGTGGCGGTCTGTGATTTCACGCCCAAGTGGCATGCGAAGACGAAGAAGCTCTTGGGTATCGGCCACACCGCGCGTTATCAAAATGACAAGGTTGTGGCGAATCGCAGACGGGAGACGCCTTATTCCATTTACGATGAACAGACGCGTAAATGGACGCATTGGGCCACGATGGCGATGCCGGAGGGTGGTAAGTTTTACAATTCAGGTGCGGGGTGTGTGCAGCGGGTGGATTTGACGAATGGCGATATCCTGCTGCCGATCTATTTCAAATCACAGGAGGCTAAAGCGTATTCTACCACGGTGCTGCGTTGTACGTTTGATGGCAAGATGCTGAGTTATGTGGAGCATGGCAGCGAGTTGAGCGTGGCGATCGATCGCGGGCTTTATGAGCCATCGCTCACGAAACATCAGGGGCGTTACTTCCTGACCATGCGGAATGACCAGGTGGGTTATGTGGCGGTGAGTATCGATGGCTTGAAGTTCAACGAGCCGAAGAAATGGACATGGGATGACGGCACGGACTTGGGCAATTACAACACGCAGCAACATTGGGTGACGCACAGTGAGGCGCTCTATCTGGTCTATACGCGCCGTGGGGCGAACAACGATCACGTGATGCGGCATCGCGCGCCACTCTTCATGGCACAAGTGGACACAGAGAAACTGCAAGTCATTCGCGCTACGGAACAGGTAATCGTACCGGAGAAGGGAGCACGCCTTGGAAACTTCGGTGTGGTGGAGGTGAATGAACACGAGACGTGGGTAACGGTGGCGGAGTGGATGCAGACGAAAGGGCCGAATCCGTCCGATTATGCCATTCCCATGAAGTATGGCTCAGATAACCGCGTCTATGCCGCGCGGATCAAGTGGTCGAAACCGAACAAGGATTGGAATAAAGTTTAG
- a CDS encoding redoxin domain-containing protein, with amino-acid sequence MNAKSHMGSMLKQLSLVVILSLLTVTAKAAELVKDFTLKAVPAGEDFKLSAQKGKFVVLHFLLKTECPICLKHTREYIAQGKDLPNTVQVFIKPDEEADIRQWTSKIPGDLLKQNPIYRDPDAKLAKDLKIPDDYKFHGQVVHYPALILINPQGEEVFRHVGKNNADRYPIDQLKAKIGQLSK; translated from the coding sequence ATGAATGCAAAATCTCACATGGGTTCAATGCTGAAACAGCTTTCACTCGTTGTAATCCTGTCCTTACTGACGGTCACGGCCAAGGCGGCTGAACTGGTAAAGGATTTTACGCTGAAGGCCGTGCCTGCGGGCGAGGATTTCAAACTGAGCGCGCAGAAGGGGAAATTCGTGGTGCTGCATTTTTTGCTGAAGACGGAATGCCCGATCTGCCTGAAACACACGCGCGAATACATTGCGCAGGGGAAAGATCTGCCGAATACGGTGCAGGTGTTCATCAAGCCGGACGAGGAGGCGGATATCCGCCAATGGACGTCCAAAATTCCCGGTGACTTGCTGAAGCAGAATCCGATCTATCGTGATCCGGATGCGAAACTGGCGAAGGACTTAAAGATACCGGATGACTACAAGTTTCACGGGCAGGTGGTGCATTATCCGGCGTTGATTCTTATCAATCCTCAGGGTGAGGAAGTGTTCCGTCATGTGGGGAAGAACAATGCGGACCGGTATCCGATTGATCAGTTGAAGGCAAAGATTGGGCAACTGTCCAAGTAG
- a CDS encoding aminotransferase class V-fold PLP-dependent enzyme gives MFTNESRRQDFPGLHSLTYLNTAAESIPPLCVGEAIQQYWQDKLKGMKGRDQHYAQVEACREISARMIGLKTSEVSFCSCSSEAYNLLATALNLQAGDEVVVTDIDFPTGTTPWLRAVHPPTVRLWQSVEGELRISDLLPLLNERTRLVQISLVSFYNGFRVAYGPVRDAVRRLAPNALISVDITQALGRVVMDCADADIMISSTHKWTLGIHGGCVIGIPQHRAARLTTNAGGWFHLTNAFDADRFQRAVPKQGAASFSVGMPNFVSLYALNASLRYLEKVGVEAISKHANPLVAETHRGLIELGLKPMAPHQPDLPTGILAFRHPQTTELNTALEKEQIHAMHHAGRIRIALHGYNTSDDVKKLLSVLGEALKRL, from the coding sequence ATGTTTACCAACGAAAGCCGCCGTCAGGATTTTCCGGGACTTCATTCCCTTACGTATCTCAATACCGCTGCCGAGAGCATCCCGCCGCTGTGCGTGGGCGAGGCCATCCAGCAGTATTGGCAGGACAAGCTGAAAGGAATGAAAGGGCGCGACCAGCATTACGCGCAGGTGGAAGCCTGTCGCGAGATCAGTGCGCGCATGATTGGATTAAAGACGTCCGAGGTGTCTTTCTGCTCCTGCAGTTCGGAGGCTTACAATCTCCTCGCCACAGCGCTCAATCTGCAAGCGGGCGATGAGGTGGTGGTAACGGATATCGATTTCCCAACAGGCACAACACCGTGGTTACGAGCGGTTCATCCGCCTACGGTGCGCTTGTGGCAATCGGTTGAGGGGGAATTGCGGATAAGTGATTTGCTGCCTTTGCTGAATGAGCGTACGCGGCTCGTTCAGATATCTCTGGTGAGCTTTTACAACGGCTTCCGCGTGGCCTATGGGCCGGTGCGGGATGCCGTGCGGCGGTTGGCGCCCAATGCGTTGATCTCTGTGGATATTACTCAGGCACTGGGTCGCGTGGTAATGGATTGTGCGGATGCGGATATCATGATCTCCAGCACGCATAAGTGGACACTGGGTATCCATGGTGGTTGTGTCATCGGGATTCCACAGCATCGCGCTGCGCGGCTTACGACGAATGCAGGCGGTTGGTTTCATCTCACGAACGCTTTCGACGCGGATCGTTTTCAACGCGCTGTGCCTAAGCAAGGGGCAGCGAGTTTTTCTGTGGGTATGCCTAACTTTGTTTCGCTCTACGCATTGAATGCTTCGCTCCGCTATCTGGAGAAGGTCGGAGTTGAAGCGATTTCAAAGCATGCTAATCCGTTGGTGGCAGAGACGCATCGTGGTTTGATCGAACTGGGATTGAAGCCGATGGCGCCGCATCAGCCGGATTTGCCGACGGGTATTTTGGCTTTCCGCCATCCGCAGACAACCGAGTTGAATACAGCACTCGAGAAGGAGCAGATCCATGCGATGCATCATGCGGGGCGTATCCGCATCGCGCTCCATGGCTACAATACATCGGATGATGTGAAAAAGTTGCTGAGCGTGTTGGGTGAGGCGTTGAAGCGGCTGTGA
- a CDS encoding amidohydrolase family protein → MKTPDSIAANRSLTRRDFLQATALSAAALAVGCKTTSAPAQGGKDIDAHVHVWTPNLSRYPIHSDFKVADMQPASFTPEELFAHTKPNGVVRIVLIQMSFYRFNNNYMLHVMLEHPGVFSGVAVIDEHQPKLDFQMRILKERGVRGFRIHPGKQRVDAWIGSPGMAAMWEAAADLGLAVCPLINPEALPAIDKMCAKYPKTRVVIDHFARIGVDGNIRDEQVDALCSLAKHPHVYVKTSAFYALGKKQPPYTDLGPMIKKVRDAYGAKRLMWASDCPYQVDPGHNYSDSIALIRERLDFLTKDDRAWMLRKTAEKVFFS, encoded by the coding sequence ATGAAGACTCCCGACTCCATCGCCGCGAATCGTTCGCTGACACGCCGTGATTTTCTCCAAGCTACGGCTCTCTCTGCCGCGGCTTTGGCCGTCGGTTGTAAAACGACTTCCGCACCCGCCCAAGGCGGCAAGGATATCGATGCCCATGTGCATGTGTGGACGCCGAATCTCAGCCGCTATCCCATCCATAGTGATTTCAAGGTGGCGGATATGCAGCCCGCAAGCTTCACGCCGGAGGAACTATTCGCGCACACCAAACCGAACGGTGTCGTCCGCATCGTGCTCATCCAGATGAGTTTCTACCGCTTCAACAATAACTACATGCTCCACGTGATGCTGGAGCATCCGGGCGTTTTCTCCGGTGTAGCGGTGATCGATGAGCATCAGCCCAAGCTCGATTTCCAGATGCGCATCCTGAAAGAGCGCGGCGTGCGCGGCTTTCGCATCCATCCCGGCAAACAACGCGTGGACGCTTGGATCGGCTCACCCGGCATGGCCGCAATGTGGGAAGCAGCAGCCGATCTCGGCCTCGCCGTCTGCCCGCTCATCAACCCCGAAGCCTTGCCCGCCATCGACAAGATGTGCGCGAAATATCCGAAGACCCGCGTGGTGATCGACCACTTCGCCCGCATCGGCGTGGATGGCAATATCCGCGATGAACAGGTGGATGCATTGTGCAGCCTCGCAAAGCATCCTCATGTATATGTGAAGACTTCCGCCTTCTATGCACTCGGGAAAAAGCAGCCACCTTACACCGATCTCGGTCCGATGATAAAGAAAGTGCGCGATGCCTACGGCGCCAAGCGCCTGATGTGGGCCAGCGATTGCCCCTATCAAGTCGATCCCGGCCATAATTACTCCGACTCCATCGCCCTCATCCGCGAGAGATTGGATTTCTTAACGAAAGATGACCGCGCCTGGATGCTGCGCAAGACGGCGGAGAAGGTGTTTTTTAGCTGA
- a CDS encoding M20 family metallopeptidase: MSNHPVINTLADMVRIKSINPAYEGGVSEAAMAAYVGEFFRQRGMETWEQEVFPGRPNCIAKLPGKDPSRRIVLEAHTDTVSVVGMTIPPFEPTISEGKIYGRGACDTKAGLAGMMHAMAALKTEGFTPPCEVWLAAAVDEEYSYRGVVKLCEGLTGHAAIVAEPTEMRLVVASKGVLRWRIRVQGRAAHSSKPHLGVNAITHMARLVLALEEDHKQLAAYPHPLLGPATCNVGVIHGGVQVNFVPDTCAIEIDRRLLPGQKVETVLAHYQRLLDELTAKHPGFVASMEAPMLTDEALDTPLDALPTLLAGEILKELGLNGTPCGVPFGSDASKLSRQGLPSLVFGPGSIDRAHAAVEYVEIDQVIQAFEFYREFIRRFE; this comes from the coding sequence ATGAGCAACCATCCCGTCATCAACACGTTGGCCGACATGGTGCGCATCAAGAGCATCAACCCGGCCTATGAAGGCGGCGTTTCTGAAGCAGCGATGGCGGCTTATGTCGGCGAGTTCTTCCGTCAACGCGGTATGGAAACGTGGGAGCAGGAAGTCTTTCCAGGCCGCCCTAACTGCATCGCCAAGTTACCCGGCAAAGACCCTTCCCGCCGTATCGTGTTGGAAGCACACACAGACACCGTGTCTGTCGTCGGCATGACCATCCCGCCCTTCGAGCCAACGATCTCCGAAGGGAAGATTTACGGACGCGGCGCGTGCGATACGAAGGCTGGCTTGGCCGGGATGATGCACGCCATGGCCGCGCTGAAGACGGAAGGTTTCACACCGCCTTGCGAAGTCTGGCTCGCCGCCGCGGTGGATGAGGAATACTCCTATCGCGGTGTCGTAAAACTTTGCGAAGGCCTGACCGGTCACGCCGCCATCGTCGCCGAACCTACGGAGATGCGCCTCGTCGTCGCCAGCAAAGGCGTCCTCCGCTGGCGCATCCGCGTGCAAGGTCGCGCCGCACACAGTTCCAAGCCTCATCTCGGCGTGAACGCCATCACGCACATGGCCCGGCTGGTCCTCGCCTTGGAGGAAGACCATAAGCAACTGGCCGCATACCCTCATCCCCTGCTCGGCCCTGCCACCTGCAATGTCGGCGTGATCCACGGAGGTGTGCAGGTGAACTTCGTGCCGGATACTTGCGCCATCGAGATTGACCGCCGCTTGTTGCCCGGCCAAAAGGTGGAAACCGTCCTCGCGCATTATCAACGCTTGCTCGATGAGCTCACCGCAAAGCATCCCGGTTTCGTTGCCAGCATGGAAGCTCCCATGCTCACCGATGAAGCACTGGATACGCCGCTGGATGCACTGCCCACTTTGTTAGCCGGTGAGATCTTGAAAGAGCTTGGCCTCAACGGCACTCCTTGCGGCGTCCCCTTCGGCAGTGATGCCAGCAAGCTCTCACGCCAAGGCTTGCCCTCGCTCGTCTTCGGTCCCGGCAGCATTGATCGCGCTCATGCCGCTGTGGAATACGTGGAGATCGATCAAGTGATCCAAGCATTTGAGTTTTATCGCGAATTCATCCGTCGTTTCGAATGA
- a CDS encoding MFS transporter — protein MNRSAKFTILALLVLAVGINYIDRSALPISASDISKEFKLDKIEMGHLMSAFFWSYALCQLGAGWLVDRYDVKWVYAIGFFVWSLATAAMGIFTGFAAFFALRLILGVGESVAFPATSRILAANYSEEQRGFANALVDAGSKIGPALSMMIAPKIVALYGWRALFLIVGLGSLFWLLPWLLLVPSEKRKSHSTDAPKPAAPAIEWSSLLSRKEVWGTSLGMFCLGYAWYFLINWLPAYLEEERGFSKESMSTLGSLPFWAMAVTSLIGGWCSDKWIQRGTSPTRVRKTFIIAGFLLCATFMVPAVMVHDAKLCVAFLCAACAALGFYTSNVWAVTQTLAGPSAAGKWTGIQNCIGNMGGAVSPILTGWLVTETKSFAIAFAVSSAVLVVGVGAYLFMIGRIAPIDWQAEKAAPQPS, from the coding sequence GTGAATCGCTCCGCCAAATTCACCATTCTCGCGCTCCTGGTGCTGGCCGTGGGCATCAACTACATCGACCGTAGCGCCCTCCCCATCTCAGCTTCTGACATCTCGAAGGAATTCAAACTCGATAAGATCGAGATGGGCCATTTGATGTCCGCGTTTTTCTGGAGCTATGCACTTTGCCAACTCGGCGCGGGCTGGCTGGTGGACCGGTATGATGTGAAATGGGTGTATGCCATCGGCTTTTTCGTATGGTCCCTCGCTACCGCAGCGATGGGTATCTTTACCGGATTTGCGGCGTTCTTCGCCTTACGGCTGATTCTGGGCGTAGGGGAAAGCGTCGCCTTCCCCGCCACGTCTCGTATCCTGGCGGCTAACTATTCGGAAGAACAGCGCGGTTTTGCCAACGCACTCGTCGATGCCGGCTCAAAAATAGGTCCTGCCCTCAGCATGATGATCGCTCCCAAAATCGTGGCGCTCTACGGCTGGCGCGCACTATTCCTGATCGTCGGATTGGGCAGCCTTTTCTGGCTCTTACCTTGGTTGCTGCTCGTACCTTCCGAAAAGCGCAAAAGTCACTCCACCGATGCGCCCAAACCTGCCGCGCCAGCCATCGAGTGGTCTAGCTTGCTCTCCCGCAAAGAAGTCTGGGGCACCTCGCTGGGGATGTTCTGTCTGGGTTACGCCTGGTATTTCCTCATCAATTGGTTGCCCGCGTATCTGGAAGAAGAGCGCGGATTCTCCAAGGAGTCCATGTCCACTCTGGGATCTCTACCTTTCTGGGCCATGGCGGTCACTTCCCTGATTGGCGGCTGGTGCTCAGACAAATGGATACAGCGTGGCACCAGCCCTACGCGCGTCCGCAAAACATTTATTATCGCCGGTTTTCTCCTGTGCGCCACCTTCATGGTACCGGCGGTCATGGTGCATGACGCCAAGTTGTGCGTAGCCTTTCTCTGTGCCGCCTGCGCTGCCTTGGGCTTCTACACCTCCAATGTCTGGGCGGTGACCCAAACCCTCGCCGGACCTTCTGCCGCCGGCAAATGGACCGGTATCCAGAATTGCATCGGCAACATGGGCGGTGCGGTCTCCCCCATCCTGACCGGCTGGCTGGTGACCGAAACCAAATCGTTCGCCATCGCCTTTGCCGTCTCCTCAGCCGTGCTGGTCGTGGGCGTCGGTGCCTACCTCTTCATGATCGGACGCATCGCTCCGATCGATTGGCAGGCCGAAAAAGCAGCACCCCAACCTTCGTGA
- a CDS encoding sigma-70 family RNA polymerase sigma factor, whose translation MMPEQNQPVAEPSERFITLLNATHGRLLGFLRVMLGNNADAEDVLQRASLTMWRKFAEFDQTLDFFAWASSFAFYEAKNFQRMAARSKLHFDDELMARLAEERMADLEHRDARFEAMERCIEEMDVPSRELVREFYLNDMQVEALAQRLGRAPQTLYNKLVILRRLLGECVRRRMEQEAKA comes from the coding sequence ATGATGCCAGAGCAGAATCAACCTGTAGCCGAGCCCAGCGAGCGCTTCATCACGCTGCTGAACGCGACGCATGGGCGGCTGCTGGGGTTCCTGCGGGTGATGCTGGGTAATAACGCGGATGCGGAGGATGTGCTGCAACGGGCGAGCCTGACGATGTGGCGGAAGTTCGCGGAGTTTGACCAGACCTTGGATTTCTTTGCCTGGGCGAGCAGCTTCGCTTTCTACGAGGCCAAGAATTTTCAACGGATGGCGGCGCGTTCCAAACTGCACTTTGACGATGAATTGATGGCGCGGCTGGCTGAGGAACGGATGGCGGACTTGGAGCACCGGGATGCCCGTTTTGAGGCGATGGAGAGGTGCATTGAGGAAATGGATGTGCCCTCGCGCGAACTGGTGCGCGAATTTTATCTGAATGACATGCAGGTGGAGGCCTTGGCGCAGCGGTTGGGACGTGCGCCGCAGACGCTTTATAACAAACTGGTGATCTTGCGGCGGTTGCTGGGTGAGTGTGTGCGTCGACGTATGGAGCAGGAGGCAAAGGCATGA
- a CDS encoding LamG-like jellyroll fold domain-containing protein, with translation MSQPIDQQELHQLFVAKTDGTITPEDHERLCALLKGSAEARKLWFVFQDTETGLLGWAQKESQKEEQIPITSKVTKADFSAANTGLWRSVSAMAAGIVIGALAWALWPKTVPVDTIASRNGSTVVTDPAAVVRAEATTASVAVLMRGANVVWDKSGMMPSMNAPLSPGVLKLQSGVAEIEFFQGARLCIEGPAEIRLISAGEAFCQSGRFSAHVPPHARGFKLGTPKGDIVDLGTDFGLDLSDAASELHVFNGEVELYQPQAQMRKLTTGAAADLTQSAKALVANESAFAFSRNLDARVNESRRQAFELWQTDTERWQQDADTRLWLSFQDEGASRSLRNTALNGKDIAAGSIVGCTWTEGRWPGKRALQFRSLSDRVRFNIPGTYKQLTLTASIQLHGLNVRQSSLCMSEGIGAGYMHWQILHNGSLCLGVGDGSRRVGANAEPVIWQDYISPVVFTPERFGQWVHLAAVYDLEGKEVRFYVDGKVYSTHPITKPITLAPGLVELGNWIPAPEKVQQPIRNFAGSMDEFGLVARVLTEAEIQQLAE, from the coding sequence ATGAGCCAGCCAATCGATCAACAAGAGTTGCACCAGCTATTCGTCGCGAAGACGGATGGCACGATCACGCCGGAAGATCATGAACGGTTGTGCGCTTTGCTGAAAGGTTCAGCAGAGGCGCGGAAGCTGTGGTTTGTGTTTCAGGATACGGAGACGGGATTGCTCGGCTGGGCGCAGAAGGAATCTCAGAAAGAAGAACAGATACCGATCACGAGTAAGGTGACGAAGGCTGATTTTTCGGCGGCTAATACCGGTTTGTGGCGGAGCGTCAGCGCCATGGCAGCGGGGATTGTGATTGGAGCGCTGGCTTGGGCGTTGTGGCCTAAAACTGTGCCGGTTGATACGATAGCATCGCGCAATGGTTCAACTGTAGTGACCGATCCGGCAGCGGTTGTTCGTGCAGAAGCAACAACCGCCAGCGTGGCGGTTTTGATGCGCGGTGCGAATGTTGTGTGGGACAAGAGCGGCATGATGCCTTCTATGAATGCGCCTTTGTCTCCGGGTGTATTGAAGTTGCAAAGCGGCGTGGCGGAGATTGAGTTTTTCCAAGGGGCGCGGTTGTGCATCGAAGGACCGGCGGAGATACGGTTGATCTCGGCGGGTGAGGCGTTTTGCCAGTCGGGCCGTTTCAGTGCGCATGTGCCGCCGCATGCGCGCGGGTTCAAGCTAGGCACGCCGAAAGGGGATATCGTGGATCTCGGCACGGATTTCGGTCTCGATCTGAGCGATGCCGCTTCCGAACTGCACGTCTTCAATGGTGAAGTGGAGCTGTATCAGCCGCAGGCGCAGATGCGGAAGCTGACGACCGGTGCGGCCGCGGATCTTACACAATCGGCAAAGGCATTGGTGGCGAATGAAAGCGCGTTTGCGTTCAGTCGCAATCTGGATGCGCGGGTGAATGAATCGCGTCGTCAGGCGTTTGAGTTGTGGCAGACAGATACGGAGCGTTGGCAGCAGGATGCGGATACGCGGCTCTGGCTGAGCTTTCAGGATGAAGGAGCTTCGCGTTCTCTGCGGAATACGGCGTTGAACGGAAAGGATATCGCGGCGGGCAGTATCGTGGGTTGCACGTGGACGGAAGGGCGTTGGCCGGGCAAGCGGGCATTGCAATTCCGCAGCTTGAGCGACCGCGTGCGGTTCAACATTCCAGGCACTTACAAGCAACTGACGCTGACGGCGAGCATCCAGCTTCATGGGCTGAATGTGCGGCAGAGTTCACTGTGTATGAGCGAGGGCATCGGGGCGGGTTACATGCACTGGCAGATATTGCATAATGGTTCGCTGTGCCTGGGGGTGGGCGATGGGTCGCGTCGGGTGGGGGCGAATGCAGAGCCGGTGATCTGGCAGGATTACATCAGCCCGGTGGTGTTTACGCCGGAGCGTTTTGGCCAATGGGTGCATCTGGCGGCGGTGTATGATTTAGAAGGCAAGGAAGTGCGCTTCTATGTGGATGGAAAAGTGTATTCCACGCATCCAATCACGAAGCCGATCACTCTCGCACCGGGATTGGTGGAATTGGGCAACTGGATTCCGGCACCAGAGAAAGTGCAGCAACCGATCCGTAATTTTGCGGGAAGCATGGATGAATTTGGACTGGTGGCGCGCGTCTTAACCGAAGCGGAAATCCAGCAGCTAGCGGAATAA